Proteins encoded together in one Mycobacterium noviomagense window:
- a CDS encoding metallophosphoesterase family protein: MAGGPLGWGVVASRDQTNGGQPTLWAVSDLHTGHLGNKPITESLHPSSPDDWLIVAGDVAERTDEIRWALDVLRRRFAKVIWVPGNHELWTTGRDPMQVFGRDRYDYLVNMCDEMGIVTPEHPFPLWTERGGPATIVPMFLLYDYTFLPEGAASKAEGLAIARERNVVATDEFLLSPEPYPTREAWCRERLATTRARLEQLDWMTPTVLVNHFPLVREPCDALFYPEFSLWCGTTETADWHTRYNATCSVYGHLHIPRTTWYDGVRFEEVSVGYPREWRRRKPYAWLRQVLPDPQYAPGYLNEFGGHFVITPEMRARAERFQERLRQRR; the protein is encoded by the coding sequence AAACGGCGGCCAGCCGACGCTTTGGGCGGTCTCCGACCTGCACACCGGCCACCTCGGGAACAAGCCCATCACCGAGTCGCTGCATCCCTCGTCGCCGGACGACTGGCTGATCGTGGCCGGCGACGTTGCCGAACGCACCGACGAAATCCGCTGGGCACTCGATGTGCTGCGCCGACGATTCGCCAAAGTGATCTGGGTGCCCGGCAACCACGAGTTGTGGACCACTGGTCGGGATCCGATGCAGGTGTTCGGCCGTGATCGCTACGACTACCTGGTCAACATGTGCGACGAGATGGGCATCGTCACACCCGAGCATCCCTTCCCGCTGTGGACCGAGCGGGGCGGACCGGCCACCATCGTGCCGATGTTTTTGCTCTACGACTACACGTTCTTGCCGGAGGGGGCGGCCAGCAAAGCCGAGGGCCTGGCGATCGCCCGGGAACGCAACGTGGTGGCCACCGACGAATTCCTGCTCTCACCCGAACCGTACCCCACCCGGGAGGCGTGGTGCCGCGAGCGGCTGGCCACCACCCGCGCCCGGCTCGAACAGTTGGACTGGATGACGCCGACTGTGCTGGTCAACCACTTTCCGCTGGTGCGTGAGCCTTGCGACGCGCTGTTCTACCCGGAGTTTTCGCTGTGGTGCGGAACCACGGAAACCGCCGACTGGCACACCCGCTACAACGCGACCTGCTCGGTGTACGGACACCTGCACATTCCCCGCACCACCTGGTATGACGGGGTGCGCTTCGAAGAGGTGTCGGTCGGTTACCCGCGAGAGTGGCGCCGCCGCAAGCCGTATGCCTGGCTGCGCCAAGTGCTGCCGGATCCGCAGTACGCGCCCGGCTATCTCAACGAGTTCGGCGGGCATTTTGTGATCACTCCGGAGATGCGAGCCCGGGCCGAGCGGTTCCAGGAACGGCTGCGGCAACGGCGATGA
- the pptT gene encoding 4'-phosphopantetheinyl transferase PptT, with translation MTEPTVLSSVLPGDADNLAFEEVYSDPPGLAPLPEEEPLIARSVAKRRNEFITARHCARIALGKLGLPPVPILKGDKGEPCWPEGVVGSLTHCTGYRGAVVGRSPAVRSVGIDAEPHDVLPDGVLDAITLDEERHEIAALPEGLHWDRILFCAKEATYKAWFPLTRRWLGFEDAHIVFDVDPEGSTGVFVSKVLIDGAALSGPPLTALRGRWLVRNGLVLTAILL, from the coding sequence ATGACCGAGCCAACCGTGTTGTCGTCGGTATTGCCCGGCGATGCCGACAACCTCGCGTTCGAGGAGGTCTACTCCGACCCACCGGGTCTGGCGCCGCTGCCCGAGGAAGAACCGCTGATAGCGCGTTCAGTTGCCAAGCGGCGCAACGAGTTCATCACCGCACGTCATTGCGCCCGAATTGCGCTCGGCAAACTCGGCCTGCCGCCGGTACCAATCCTCAAGGGCGACAAGGGCGAACCATGCTGGCCCGAAGGCGTGGTGGGCAGCCTGACCCACTGCACCGGCTACCGCGGCGCCGTGGTGGGTCGCAGTCCCGCGGTTCGTTCCGTGGGCATCGACGCCGAACCGCACGACGTCCTGCCGGACGGTGTGCTCGACGCGATCACGCTCGATGAGGAACGCCACGAAATCGCTGCGCTGCCCGAAGGCCTGCACTGGGACCGAATCCTGTTCTGCGCCAAGGAGGCTACCTACAAGGCGTGGTTTCCGCTGACGCGGCGCTGGCTGGGTTTCGAAGATGCCCACATCGTCTTCGACGTCGATCCCGAAGGCAGCACCGGCGTGTTCGTCTCCAAGGTTCTCATCGACGGCGCCGCCCTGTCGGGGCCACCGCTGACGGCGCTGCGCGGACGGTGGTTAGTAAGAAACGGCTTGGTGCTCACCGCGATCCTGCTATGA
- the truB gene encoding tRNA pseudouridine(55) synthase TruB, with protein sequence MSAGIVVVDKPAGMTSHDVVGRCRRIFATRKVGHAGTLDPMATGVLVIGIERATKILGLLSGASKSYAATIRLGQSTSTDDADGQLVQEVSAGHVTDAAIVAAMTGLRGDIMQVPSVVSAVKVSGQRAYRLAREGQPVDLPARPVHVDRFELIATRRHGKLVDIDVEVDCSSGTYIRALARDLGDALGVGGHLTALRRTRVGRFGIEHALSLDELAERPRLSHTLDETCLLVFPRRELSAEEADAVSHGRPLSAAGIDGVYAAAAGDRVIALLCDDGPRTKSVVVLRPANL encoded by the coding sequence ATGAGCGCGGGCATCGTCGTCGTCGACAAGCCGGCCGGGATGACCAGCCACGATGTGGTCGGGCGCTGTCGACGCATCTTCGCCACCCGCAAGGTGGGCCACGCCGGGACGCTGGATCCGATGGCCACCGGTGTGCTGGTGATCGGAATCGAGCGGGCCACCAAGATTCTCGGTCTGCTCTCGGGCGCTTCCAAGTCGTATGCGGCGACGATCCGACTGGGCCAGTCAACGTCGACCGATGACGCGGATGGTCAACTGGTGCAAGAGGTTTCAGCCGGGCACGTTACCGATGCCGCGATCGTCGCGGCGATGACAGGGCTGCGTGGCGACATCATGCAGGTGCCGTCGGTGGTCAGCGCCGTCAAGGTCAGCGGCCAGCGAGCCTACCGGCTAGCCCGAGAAGGCCAGCCCGTCGACCTGCCCGCCCGCCCGGTGCATGTCGACCGGTTCGAGCTGATTGCCACCCGCCGCCACGGCAAGCTGGTCGACATCGACGTCGAGGTGGACTGCTCGTCGGGAACCTACATCCGCGCTCTGGCCCGCGACCTCGGCGACGCACTCGGCGTCGGCGGGCACTTGACTGCGCTGCGGCGCACCCGCGTCGGCCGTTTCGGGATCGAGCACGCGCTTTCGCTCGACGAGCTCGCCGAGCGGCCGCGGCTCAGCCACACGCTCGATGAGACGTGTCTGCTGGTGTTTCCGCGGCGCGAGCTCTCCGCCGAGGAGGCCGATGCGGTCAGCCACGGGCGCCCCCTTTCGGCCGCCGGGATCGACGGCGTGTACGCCGCCGCGGCTGGTGATCGGGTGATCGCGCTGCTGTGCGACGACGGGCCGCGGACGAAGTCAGTGGTTGTGCTCCGCCCGGCTAACCTATAG
- a CDS encoding lipid-transfer protein — protein sequence MANKVYVVGVGMTKFEKPGRREGWDYPDMARESGTKALEDAGIDYTEVEQGYVGYVAGDSTSGQRALYELGMTGIPIINVNNNCSTGSTALFLAAQAIRGGLADCTIALGFEKMQPGSLSGGAQDRESPMGRHVKAMAEIDEFAMPVAPWMFGAAGREHMRQYGSTAEHFAKIGFKNHKHSVNNPYAQFQESYTLDDILAARMISDPLTKLQCSPTSDGSGAAILASESFVDKHGLAGQATEIVGQAMTTDFASTFDGSAKNLIGYDMNVQAAQRVYEQCGLGPQDFQVIELHDCFSANELLLYEALGLCGEGEAPKLIDNGDTTYGGRWVVNPSGGLISKGHPLGATGLAQCAELTWQLRGAADKRQVDNVKAALQHNIGLGGAAVVTAYQRAER from the coding sequence ATGGCAAACAAGGTGTACGTGGTCGGCGTCGGTATGACGAAGTTCGAGAAACCCGGCCGTCGTGAGGGCTGGGACTACCCCGACATGGCGCGCGAGTCTGGGACCAAGGCGCTCGAGGACGCCGGCATCGACTACACCGAGGTCGAGCAGGGCTACGTCGGCTATGTCGCCGGCGATTCGACGTCCGGGCAACGGGCGCTCTACGAGCTGGGCATGACCGGGATTCCGATCATCAACGTCAACAACAACTGTTCGACCGGCTCTACGGCGCTTTTCCTGGCGGCGCAGGCCATCCGCGGCGGGCTCGCCGACTGCACCATCGCGCTCGGCTTCGAGAAGATGCAACCAGGCTCGCTGTCCGGTGGCGCCCAGGACCGCGAGTCGCCGATGGGCCGACACGTCAAGGCGATGGCCGAGATCGACGAGTTCGCGATGCCCGTCGCACCCTGGATGTTCGGCGCCGCCGGTCGCGAACACATGCGCCAATACGGCAGCACCGCTGAGCATTTCGCGAAGATCGGCTTCAAGAACCACAAGCACTCGGTGAACAACCCGTACGCGCAGTTCCAGGAGTCCTACACACTCGACGACATCCTGGCCGCGCGGATGATCTCCGATCCGCTGACCAAGCTGCAGTGTTCTCCGACGTCGGACGGTTCCGGCGCGGCGATCCTGGCCAGCGAGTCGTTCGTCGACAAGCACGGGCTGGCGGGCCAGGCGACCGAGATTGTCGGTCAGGCGATGACGACCGACTTCGCCTCGACCTTCGACGGCTCCGCCAAGAACCTCATCGGTTACGACATGAATGTGCAGGCCGCGCAACGGGTCTACGAACAGTGCGGCCTTGGGCCGCAGGACTTCCAGGTGATCGAGCTGCACGACTGCTTTTCGGCCAACGAGTTGCTGCTCTACGAAGCGCTCGGATTGTGCGGAGAGGGAGAGGCCCCCAAGCTCATCGACAACGGCGACACCACCTACGGCGGGCGCTGGGTGGTCAACCCCTCAGGCGGCCTGATCTCCAAAGGACACCCGCTCGGTGCCACCGGCCTGGCGCAGTGCGCCGAACTGACCTGGCAGCTGCGCGGCGCCGCCGACAAGCGGCAAGTCGACAACGTGAAAGCGGCGCTGCAACACAACATCGGGCTCGGCGGCGCCGCCGTCGTCACCGCGTATCAGCGCGCCGAGCGCTGA
- the mntR gene encoding manganese-binding transcriptional regulator MntR, translating into MRPDNEPGELTAVAQDYLKVIWNAQEWSVDKVSTKMLAEKIGVSASTASESIRKLAEQGLVNHEKYGAVTLTESGRRAALAMVRRHRLLETFLVKELGYSWDEVHDEAEVLEHAVSDRLVARIDAKLGFPQRDPHGDPIPATDGQVPTPPARQLWACRDGDAGTVARISDADPEMLRYFDSIGISLDSRLRVLARREFAGMISVAIESGESPEGAASTVDLGSPAARAIWVVSS; encoded by the coding sequence GTGCGCCCCGACAACGAGCCTGGCGAGCTCACCGCGGTTGCCCAGGACTACCTGAAGGTCATCTGGAACGCGCAGGAGTGGTCGGTCGACAAGGTCAGCACCAAGATGCTGGCCGAGAAGATCGGGGTGTCGGCTAGCACCGCATCGGAGTCCATCCGCAAACTCGCCGAGCAGGGTCTGGTCAACCATGAGAAATACGGCGCGGTGACGCTGACGGAATCGGGGCGGCGTGCGGCGCTGGCGATGGTGCGCCGACACCGGCTGCTGGAGACTTTTCTGGTCAAGGAGCTCGGCTACAGCTGGGACGAGGTGCACGACGAGGCCGAGGTCCTCGAGCACGCGGTCTCCGACCGGCTGGTGGCCCGCATCGACGCCAAGCTCGGCTTCCCGCAGCGTGATCCGCATGGCGACCCGATACCGGCCACCGACGGACAAGTGCCGACGCCGCCGGCGCGTCAGCTATGGGCCTGCCGCGACGGCGACGCCGGCACGGTGGCCCGGATTTCAGATGCCGATCCGGAGATGCTGCGGTATTTCGACAGCATCGGGATCAGCTTGGATTCGCGGCTGCGGGTGCTGGCCCGCCGCGAGTTCGCCGGGATGATCTCGGTGGCCATTGAATCGGGTGAATCACCCGAGGGCGCGGCCAGCACTGTCGATTTGGGCAGCCCGGCCGCCCGCGCGATCTGGGTGGTGTCCAGCTAG
- a CDS encoding bifunctional riboflavin kinase/FAD synthetase has protein sequence MQRWRGQDEIPTDWGRCVLTIGVFDGVHRGHAELIAHAVKAGRTRGVPTVLMTFDPHPMEVVFPGSHPAQLTTLARRAELVEELGIDVFLVMPFTADFMKLTPERYVHELLVEHLHVVEVVVGENFTFGKKAAGTVDTLRRAGERFGFAVEAMSLVAERHDSETVTFSSTYIRSCVDAGDVVAAAEALGRPHRVEGVVVRGDGRGMQLGFPTANVAPPVYSAIPADGVYAAWFTVLGHGPATGTVVPGERYKAAVSIGTNPTFSGRTRTVEAYVLDATADLYGQHVALDFVARIRGQRKFESVRDLVAAMNDDTDRARTLLATG, from the coding sequence GTGCAACGGTGGCGGGGACAAGACGAGATCCCCACGGACTGGGGCAGATGCGTACTCACGATCGGCGTGTTCGACGGGGTGCACCGCGGACACGCCGAACTGATCGCGCACGCGGTCAAAGCCGGCCGGACACGCGGGGTGCCGACAGTGCTGATGACCTTCGACCCGCACCCGATGGAAGTGGTCTTCCCCGGCAGCCATCCGGCGCAGTTGACGACACTGGCCCGCCGCGCCGAGCTGGTCGAGGAGCTCGGTATCGACGTATTTCTGGTGATGCCCTTCACCGCCGATTTCATGAAGCTGACCCCTGAGCGCTACGTCCACGAGCTGCTGGTCGAGCACCTGCACGTGGTGGAAGTCGTGGTGGGGGAGAACTTCACCTTCGGCAAGAAAGCTGCCGGCACCGTGGACACCCTGCGACGGGCCGGGGAGCGGTTCGGCTTCGCGGTCGAGGCGATGTCGCTGGTGGCCGAGCGCCACGACAGTGAAACCGTGACGTTTTCCTCTACCTATATCCGCTCCTGCGTCGACGCGGGGGATGTGGTGGCTGCGGCAGAGGCTTTGGGTCGGCCCCATCGCGTCGAAGGTGTGGTGGTCCGCGGCGACGGGCGCGGCATGCAGCTGGGCTTTCCCACCGCCAACGTGGCGCCGCCGGTGTATTCCGCCATCCCGGCCGACGGGGTCTACGCCGCCTGGTTCACCGTGCTGGGGCACGGGCCGGCGACCGGCACCGTCGTGCCAGGTGAGCGCTACAAAGCCGCCGTGTCGATCGGCACCAACCCGACGTTTTCGGGGCGCACCCGCACGGTCGAGGCATATGTCCTCGACGCCACCGCCGACCTGTACGGGCAGCATGTGGCGCTGGACTTCGTGGCGCGCATCCGCGGACAGCGCAAGTTCGAATCGGTGCGCGACCTGGTCGCCGCGATGAACGACGACACCGACCGGGCCCGCACGCTGCTGGCCACGGGCTAG
- the rpsO gene encoding 30S ribosomal protein S15, protein MALTAEQKKEILNTYGLHETDTGSPEAQVALLTKRIADLTEHLKVHKHDHHSRRGLLLLVGRRRRLLKYVAQIDVERYRSLIERLGLRR, encoded by the coding sequence GTGGCGCTGACAGCCGAGCAGAAAAAAGAAATCCTCAACACCTACGGCCTGCATGAGACCGATACCGGGTCTCCCGAAGCGCAGGTCGCGTTGCTGACCAAACGTATCGCCGACCTGACCGAGCATCTGAAGGTCCACAAGCATGACCACCACTCGCGGCGGGGATTGCTGCTGCTGGTGGGACGGCGCCGCCGCCTACTCAAATACGTGGCCCAGATCGATGTGGAGCGCTACCGCTCGCTCATCGAGCGGCTGGGTCTGCGTCGCTGA
- the lppU gene encoding LppU family putative lipoprotein, with protein sequence MRTLAAAAVTAIALTLCGCFPAANTADLRVGDCLRLAGTAQRPVATKVACGSRTSNFKVAATVPSREQCPGDVDSSYSMRTGFRDSGNTACLDVDWVVGGCMSVDPRHTTDPFRVDCNDKSVPHRQRATQILTGLRDPVSVDQCISGVGYAYAQRGFAVCVEDVT encoded by the coding sequence ATGCGCACCCTGGCCGCGGCGGCCGTCACGGCAATCGCACTTACCCTGTGCGGATGCTTTCCCGCGGCCAACACCGCCGACCTGCGGGTAGGCGACTGCCTGCGGCTCGCCGGCACCGCCCAGCGGCCGGTGGCCACCAAGGTGGCCTGCGGTAGCCGGACGTCCAACTTCAAGGTGGCAGCCACGGTCCCAAGCCGCGAGCAGTGCCCGGGCGACGTCGACTCCTCTTATTCGATGCGCACCGGATTCCGCGACTCCGGCAACACCGCCTGTCTGGATGTCGACTGGGTCGTGGGCGGCTGCATGAGTGTCGACCCGCGGCACACGACCGACCCCTTCCGGGTGGACTGCAATGACAAGTCCGTGCCGCACCGCCAGCGCGCCACCCAGATTCTCACCGGCCTGAGGGACCCGGTCAGCGTCGACCAGTGCATCAGCGGCGTGGGTTACGCCTACGCGCAGCGCGGATTCGCCGTGTGTGTCGAAGACGTCACCTAG
- a CDS encoding polyribonucleotide nucleotidyltransferase, with protein MSVTEIEEGVFESTAVIDNGSFGTRTIRFETGRLALQAAGSVVAYLDEENMLLSATTAGKNPKEQFDFFPLTVDVEERMYAAGRIPGSFFRREGRPSTDAILTCRLIDRPLRPSFVDGLRNEIQVVVTILSLNPDELYDVLAINAASASTQLGGLPFSGPIGGVRVALINGTWVAFPTVEQTEQAVFDMVVAGRVVGTHDGKSDVAIMMVEAEATENAIELINGGAQAPTESVVAEGLEAAKPFIATLCAAQQELADAAAKPTSDYPLFPDYGDDVYYSVASVATDELSAALTISGKAERNNRTDEIKVEVLQRLADTYPGREKELSAAFRALTKKLVRQRILTDHFRIDGRGITDIRALSAEVSVVPRAHGSALFERGETQILGVTTLDMIKMAQQIDSLGPETTKRYMHHYNFPPFSTGETGRIGSPKRREIGHGALAERALIPVLPCVEEFPYAIRQVSEALGSNGSTSMGSVCASTLALLNAGVPLKAPVAGIAMGLVSDDVEVDGRTERRFVTLTDILGAEDAFGDMDFKVAGTRDFVTALQLDTKLDGIPSQVLAGALSQARDARLTILEVMAEAIDSPDEMSPYAPRVTTIKVPVDKIGEVIGPKGKIINAITEETGAQISIEDDGTVYVGATDGPSAEAAIERINAIANPQLPKVGERFLGTVVKTTDFGAFVSLLPGRDGLVHISKLGKGKRIARVEDVLNVGDKLRVEIADIDKRGKISLIPLGDDESADRAASSGAASPDASAPQRAGDRPASSPTETDAATASS; from the coding sequence ATGTCTGTCACAGAAATTGAAGAGGGCGTGTTCGAGTCGACCGCCGTCATCGACAACGGAAGCTTCGGCACCCGCACCATTCGTTTCGAAACCGGCCGGTTGGCGTTGCAGGCCGCCGGCTCCGTCGTCGCCTACCTCGACGAGGAGAACATGCTGCTGTCGGCGACCACTGCCGGCAAAAACCCCAAGGAGCAGTTCGACTTCTTCCCGCTCACGGTCGACGTCGAGGAGCGCATGTATGCCGCCGGGCGCATCCCCGGCTCGTTCTTCCGCCGGGAGGGCCGACCCTCCACCGATGCGATCCTGACCTGCCGGCTCATCGACCGTCCGCTGCGCCCGTCGTTTGTCGACGGGTTGCGCAACGAGATCCAGGTCGTGGTGACGATCCTGAGCCTGAATCCCGACGAGCTCTACGACGTGCTGGCGATCAACGCCGCGTCGGCGTCCACCCAGCTGGGCGGGCTGCCGTTCTCGGGTCCCATCGGCGGCGTCCGGGTCGCGCTCATCAACGGCACCTGGGTGGCGTTCCCGACCGTCGAGCAAACCGAGCAAGCGGTGTTCGACATGGTGGTGGCCGGCCGGGTCGTGGGCACCCACGACGGCAAATCCGACGTCGCGATCATGATGGTGGAAGCCGAGGCCACCGAAAACGCCATCGAACTGATCAACGGCGGTGCGCAAGCGCCGACGGAAAGCGTTGTCGCTGAAGGCCTCGAGGCTGCCAAGCCGTTCATTGCCACACTGTGTGCCGCCCAGCAGGAACTCGCCGACGCCGCCGCGAAGCCGACCAGTGACTACCCGTTGTTCCCCGACTACGGCGACGACGTCTACTACTCGGTGGCCTCGGTGGCTACCGACGAGCTGTCCGCCGCCCTGACCATCTCCGGCAAGGCTGAACGCAACAACCGCACGGACGAGATCAAGGTCGAGGTGTTGCAGCGGCTCGCCGACACCTACCCCGGTCGGGAAAAAGAACTCAGCGCTGCGTTTCGGGCGCTCACCAAAAAACTTGTGCGCCAACGCATCTTGACCGACCATTTCCGCATCGACGGCCGCGGCATCACCGACATCCGCGCGCTGTCCGCTGAAGTCTCGGTGGTGCCACGGGCGCACGGCAGCGCGCTGTTCGAGCGCGGCGAGACCCAGATTCTCGGCGTCACCACGCTGGACATGATCAAGATGGCCCAGCAGATCGACTCGCTGGGACCCGAAACCACCAAGCGCTACATGCACCACTACAACTTCCCGCCGTTCTCCACCGGAGAGACCGGCCGGATCGGCTCGCCCAAGCGGCGTGAGATCGGGCATGGTGCGCTGGCCGAGCGGGCGTTGATCCCGGTGCTGCCGTGCGTCGAGGAATTCCCGTACGCGATCCGCCAGGTTTCGGAAGCGTTGGGCTCCAACGGTTCGACGTCCATGGGGTCGGTGTGCGCGTCCACGCTGGCGCTGCTCAACGCCGGGGTGCCGCTCAAGGCGCCGGTGGCCGGCATCGCGATGGGCCTGGTGTCCGACGACGTCGAGGTTGACGGCCGCACCGAGCGCCGCTTCGTCACGCTGACCGACATCCTGGGCGCCGAAGACGCGTTCGGCGACATGGATTTCAAGGTCGCCGGCACACGCGACTTCGTCACCGCGTTGCAACTGGACACCAAGCTCGACGGGATTCCGTCACAGGTGCTCGCCGGTGCGCTTTCCCAGGCTCGCGACGCCCGCTTGACGATCTTGGAGGTCATGGCCGAGGCCATCGACTCACCCGACGAGATGAGTCCGTACGCACCGCGGGTCACCACCATCAAGGTGCCGGTCGACAAGATCGGCGAGGTGATCGGGCCCAAGGGCAAGATCATCAACGCGATCACCGAGGAAACCGGCGCGCAGATCTCCATCGAAGACGACGGCACCGTGTATGTCGGTGCCACCGACGGGCCGTCCGCGGAGGCCGCGATCGAGCGCATCAACGCGATCGCCAACCCGCAGCTGCCCAAGGTCGGCGAGCGGTTCCTCGGAACCGTGGTCAAGACAACGGATTTCGGCGCGTTCGTGTCGTTGCTGCCTGGACGTGACGGCCTGGTGCATATCTCCAAGCTCGGCAAGGGCAAGCGCATCGCCCGGGTCGAGGACGTCCTGAACGTGGGCGACAAGCTGCGAGTGGAGATCGCCGACATCGACAAGCGGGGCAAAATTTCGTTGATCCCGCTCGGCGACGACGAATCCGCCGATCGTGCTGCCAGTTCGGGGGCCGCCTCTCCCGATGCGTCGGCTCCTCAGCGGGCCGGTGACCGGCCCGCATCGTCGCCGACGGAAACCGATGCCGCGACGGCCAGTAGTTAA
- a CDS encoding M16 family metallopeptidase, which translates to MPRRPVVKAGALRRGQQSGELSTALRRTTLPGGLRVVTEYLPAVRSASVGVWVGVGSRDEGSTVAGAAHFLEHLLFKSTPTRTAVDIAQEMDAVGGELNAFTAKEHTCYYAHVLDSDLELAIELVSDVVLNGRCAAEDVELERDVVLEEIAMRDDDPEDTLADLFLGALFGDHPVGRPVIGTVQSVSAMTRAQLHSFHLRRYTPERMVVAVAGNVDHDEVVALVREHFGPRLIRGRRPVAPRKGTSRVTGRPRLAVANRDAEQTHMCLGVRTPGRHWQHRWALSVLHTALGGGLSSRLFQQVRETRGLAYSVYSSLDIFADSGALSVYAACLPERFGEVARVTCDVLDTVARDGITEAECRIAKGSLRGGLVLGLEDSGSRMNRIGRSELNYGEHRSIERTLQELDDVTVDEVNAVARRLLRKSYGVAVLGPYHSKRAVPQQLQAIVQ; encoded by the coding sequence ATGCCGCGACGGCCAGTAGTTAAGGCGGGCGCCCTGCGCCGGGGCCAGCAGAGCGGCGAGCTTTCAACCGCGCTACGGCGCACGACACTGCCCGGCGGTCTGCGCGTGGTGACCGAATACCTGCCTGCGGTGCGGTCCGCGTCGGTCGGTGTGTGGGTCGGTGTCGGCTCGCGTGACGAGGGATCCACCGTCGCCGGGGCCGCTCACTTCCTGGAGCACTTGTTGTTCAAGTCAACGCCGACTCGCACGGCGGTCGACATCGCGCAGGAGATGGACGCCGTCGGCGGGGAGCTGAACGCGTTCACCGCCAAGGAGCACACCTGCTATTACGCGCATGTGCTCGACAGCGACTTGGAGCTGGCGATCGAGCTGGTTTCCGATGTGGTGCTCAACGGCCGCTGCGCCGCCGAGGATGTCGAGCTGGAACGCGATGTCGTGCTTGAGGAAATCGCGATGCGCGACGACGATCCCGAGGACACTCTGGCCGATCTGTTCTTGGGTGCCTTGTTCGGTGACCACCCGGTCGGTCGACCGGTGATCGGCACTGTGCAATCGGTGTCGGCGATGACGCGCGCTCAGCTGCACTCGTTTCATCTGCGCCGCTACACACCCGAGCGGATGGTGGTCGCGGTGGCCGGCAATGTCGACCACGACGAGGTGGTGGCGTTGGTGCGCGAACATTTCGGACCGCGGTTGATCCGCGGGCGCCGGCCGGTGGCGCCGCGCAAAGGCACCAGCCGGGTGACCGGGCGCCCGCGCTTAGCCGTGGCCAACCGCGACGCCGAACAAACCCATATGTGTCTGGGCGTGCGCACGCCGGGCCGGCATTGGCAGCATCGCTGGGCGCTGTCGGTGTTGCACACCGCGCTCGGCGGCGGCTTGAGTTCGCGGCTGTTCCAACAGGTTCGCGAAACCCGGGGGCTGGCCTATTCCGTCTACTCGTCGCTGGACATTTTTGCCGACAGCGGAGCACTGTCGGTATATGCCGCCTGCCTGCCCGAGCGATTCGGTGAGGTGGCGCGGGTGACGTGCGACGTACTGGATACGGTGGCACGCGACGGCATTACCGAGGCCGAGTGCCGGATAGCCAAGGGGTCGTTGCGCGGCGGGTTGGTGCTCGGCCTGGAGGATTCGGGTTCGCGGATGAACCGCATCGGCCGCAGCGAACTGAACTACGGCGAGCACCGCAGCATCGAACGAACGTTGCAAGAGCTCGACGACGTCACCGTCGACGAGGTCAACGCGGTCGCGCGCCGGCTACTCCGCAAATCCTATGGTGTCGCGGTTCTGGGACCGTATCACTCGAAACGAGCGGTGCCCCAACAGCTTCAAGCAATAGTACAGTAA